One Succinispira mobilis DSM 6222 genomic window carries:
- a CDS encoding polysaccharide deacetylase family protein: MEISLKVWLAINLVGIIIYTAYALFHKQYKYTKTLLGLWLILLLASILAAVLPRNSFYGPVVSRLGSSDKIVALTFDDGPYPPYTEQLLAVLNKEQVPATFFMVGKNALQHPKLVQQVLAGGHDLGVHTYDHIDLLKLDRQQATYQVQQGKKVLETLAGREVKLIRPPHGFKDPLVLSIFAANKLQIVNWDVASKDWLNPAPEIIAARTLKQVQNGSIILLHDGDSPYNKLPRANTILAVQIIIRELKAQGYKFVLVKDYI, from the coding sequence ATGGAAATTAGTTTGAAAGTTTGGCTCGCAATTAATTTAGTTGGGATAATAATTTACACTGCTTATGCTTTATTTCACAAACAGTATAAATATACAAAAACACTTTTGGGGCTCTGGTTAATATTGCTCTTGGCTAGTATTTTGGCGGCGGTTTTGCCGCGAAATAGTTTTTATGGGCCTGTAGTGAGTCGTTTAGGTAGTTCAGATAAAATTGTGGCTTTGACCTTTGATGATGGACCTTATCCGCCTTATACTGAACAGTTGTTGGCAGTATTAAATAAAGAACAAGTGCCAGCTACCTTTTTTATGGTCGGGAAAAACGCTTTGCAACATCCCAAATTAGTACAGCAAGTTCTGGCTGGGGGGCATGATCTGGGCGTCCACACCTATGACCATATAGATTTATTAAAACTAGATAGGCAGCAGGCTACTTATCAAGTACAACAGGGAAAAAAAGTTTTAGAGACTTTAGCAGGGCGTGAAGTTAAGCTAATTAGACCGCCGCATGGGTTTAAAGATCCCTTAGTTCTGTCAATTTTTGCAGCAAATAAGTTGCAAATTGTTAATTGGGATGTGGCTAGTAAGGACTGGTTAAATCCTGCGCCGGAGATAATTGCGGCACGGACTTTAAAGCAAGTGCAAAATGGTAGCATCATTTTATTGCATGATGGTGATAGTCCTTATAATAAATTACCACGCGCTAATACAATTTTAGCGGTACAAATAATTATTCGTGAGCTTAAGGCCCAGGGGTATAAATTTGTGTTAGTGAAAGACTATATATAA
- the atpC gene encoding ATP synthase F1 subunit epsilon — MSKKLRLEIVTPDRIVYSDDISSLVVRAVDGDIGILYNHAPLIATLKEWPAKLNMLDGTSRFISIAAGFIEVKHNKITILTPAAEVPEEIDYDRAMAAKERAEKRLAQKKEVDVQRAEAALHRALARLNTIKYSSEK, encoded by the coding sequence ATGAGTAAAAAGCTCCGTCTGGAAATTGTAACTCCTGATAGAATAGTGTATTCTGATGATATCAGCTCATTAGTAGTGCGTGCGGTTGATGGTGATATTGGTATTTTATACAATCATGCACCTTTAATTGCTACATTAAAAGAATGGCCGGCAAAATTAAATATGCTAGATGGTACTTCTCGCTTTATAAGTATTGCAGCTGGTTTTATTGAGGTAAAACATAATAAAATCACGATCCTTACTCCAGCGGCAGAGGTACCTGAAGAAATAGATTATGATCGGGCGATGGCGGCAAAAGAGCGGGCAGAAAAACGTTTGGCACAGAAAAAAGAAGTTGATGTGCAACGGGCAGAAGCTGCTTTACACCGTGCTTTGGCAAGGCTTAATACTATTAAATATAGTAGCGAAAAATAA
- the atpD gene encoding F0F1 ATP synthase subunit beta: MNTGKIVQVIGPVVDIEFPPEQLPAIYNAVKIEGQNGDIKVNVTAEVMQHIGDNTVRAVAMSSTDGLVRGMQAVDSGLPIQVPVGKGVLGRIFNVLGETVDNDDTKVVADEYWPIHRPAPAFDQQATTTRILETGIKVVDLIAPYALGGKIGLFGGAGVGKTVIIMELINNIATAHGGFSVFAGVGERTREGNDLWCEMKESGVISKTALVYGQMNEPPGARMRVGLTGLTMAEYFRDREGQDVLLFIDNIFRFIQAGSEVSALLGRMPSAVGYQPTLGTDVGALQERITSTKTGSITSVQAVYVPADDLTDPAPAATFAHLDATTVLSRQIAELGIYPAVDPLDSTSRIMDPLVIGQEHYEVARGVQKILQRYKELQDIIAILGMEELSEDDKLTVSRARKIQRFLSQPFFVAEQFTGLSGKFVSLKETIRGFAEILSGKHDELPEGAFYMVGTIDEAVEKAKTMKEG; encoded by the coding sequence GTGAATACTGGTAAAATAGTACAAGTTATCGGTCCAGTTGTTGATATTGAATTTCCTCCGGAACAATTACCTGCGATATATAATGCGGTAAAAATAGAAGGACAAAATGGTGACATTAAAGTTAATGTAACTGCTGAAGTTATGCAACATATTGGTGACAATACAGTGCGTGCGGTAGCAATGTCTTCTACAGACGGATTAGTACGGGGGATGCAAGCGGTTGATTCTGGCTTGCCAATTCAAGTTCCGGTAGGTAAAGGCGTTTTAGGACGTATTTTTAACGTGTTAGGGGAAACTGTTGATAATGATGATACAAAGGTTGTAGCAGATGAGTATTGGCCAATACATCGTCCAGCACCTGCTTTTGATCAACAAGCAACTACCACACGTATTTTAGAAACTGGTATCAAAGTGGTAGATTTGATTGCACCTTATGCATTAGGGGGTAAAATCGGTCTATTTGGTGGTGCTGGTGTAGGTAAAACCGTTATTATCATGGAATTAATTAATAACATCGCAACTGCACATGGTGGTTTCTCTGTGTTTGCAGGTGTTGGTGAGCGTACTCGTGAAGGTAATGACTTGTGGTGCGAAATGAAGGAGTCTGGCGTTATCAGCAAAACAGCGCTTGTATACGGACAAATGAATGAGCCACCTGGTGCGAGAATGCGCGTAGGTTTAACTGGTTTGACTATGGCTGAATATTTCCGTGACCGTGAAGGCCAAGACGTATTGTTGTTTATCGACAACATTTTCCGTTTTATCCAAGCGGGTTCTGAAGTATCAGCATTACTTGGTCGTATGCCATCTGCCGTAGGTTACCAACCAACTTTGGGTACTGACGTAGGTGCTTTACAAGAACGGATCACTTCAACTAAAACTGGTTCTATTACTTCTGTACAAGCGGTATATGTACCAGCGGATGACTTGACTGACCCAGCTCCAGCTGCGACTTTTGCGCATTTGGATGCGACTACTGTATTATCTCGTCAAATCGCTGAGTTGGGTATTTATCCAGCGGTAGATCCACTAGATTCTACTAGCCGGATTATGGATCCACTAGTTATTGGGCAAGAACATTATGAAGTAGCGCGTGGCGTACAAAAAATACTTCAAAGATATAAAGAACTTCAAGATATAATTGCGATTTTAGGTATGGAAGAGTTATCAGAAGATGATAAATTGACTGTATCACGCGCAAGAAAAATCCAAAGATTCCTTAGTCAACCATTCTTTGTTGCAGAACAATTTACTGGTTTGTCAGGAAAATTTGTATCATTGAAAGAAACTATTCGTGGTTTCGCGGAAATTTTGAGTGGGAAACATGATGAATTACCAGAAGGTGCATTCTATATGGTTGGTACCATAGATGAAGCGGTGGAAAAGGCAAAGACCATGAAGGAGGGCTAG